Proteins co-encoded in one Gossypium arboreum isolate Shixiya-1 chromosome 11, ASM2569848v2, whole genome shotgun sequence genomic window:
- the LOC108463508 gene encoding uncharacterized protein LOC108463508, translating to MKSNLDQLTESLKLSATESQKAWHVFSLIIFIGKPAPISDLASQCTLFPASPDIIFSLCSIPNSPITLSDDKHRVAISSIGLSFFAAYIARNFTVADAFTSLPVPFRNFPKIWLCKRDRYASDFSEDENERELIPSLKRIRNYCTKVQYHLTDDMSRMSSAREEGIENVESKVNVEDYMLGNVSKELVGSKPEVETKAVILNGINFPECAETSNIGVALGGKFYVDFTKRSFRTVDNEVDVEDNKKEEKLDLVRRQGVKDLSPPFNISLSDKLPERDLKSLDEGNFNHKMPSPGEELEIVPAASSVMPPVLQTPNKSLGDTNVVSTYKRKRYRVKDNLSARTAQKSTQNHKDIYVNERRANSTSISLQDQAKPKVLPDFESYNVEEEEGSGGYGTVYRARRKNDGALVAIKCPHANAHKNYVNNEQKMLERFGGKNFIIRYEGCIKSENSDCFVLQYVEHDRPEVLKREIDVFQLKWYAFCLFKALANLHKQGIVHRDVKPGNFLFSRKTNKGYLIDFNLAMEMHQKYRSMDKSKSGYDVTFHHNIVPAKAIHLTNSSKFLNIKSREGINIEATKGSMLTLETKNMRKTTIQRKAPHNDLSSWNKINSQGVDGSGITSTKDLSARTPSAERLREPLPCQGRKELISLAQEAIQSPKPGVSHVSAHMRKRVAASPGKWDRQVLHPTPMPLSSTSLALSGVDFHKTKGPCAGTKGFRAPEVLFRSQHQGPKIDIWSAGVTLLYLMIGKSPFISDPEQNINDIAKLRGSEDLWEVAKLHNRESSFPEELYGKQSLTSMNLRQWCRINTKRRDFLTEIPSSLYDLVDKCLTVNPRLRITAEDALKHEFLASIHENLEKQRTLTL from the exons ATGAAAAGTAACTTGGATCAACTCACTGAGTCACTAAAACTCTCAGCCACCGAGTCTCAAAAGGCCTGGCATGTTTTTTCTCTTATAATCTTCATCGGCAAGCCCGCCCCTATCTCGGACCTCGCTTCCCAATGCACACTGTTTCCGGCTAGCCCCGATATCATATTCTCGCTCTGTTCCATCCCGAATTCTCCCATCACTCTCTCAGACGACAAGCATCGCGTCGCTATCTCTTCAATTGGCCTTTCTTTTTTCGCCGCTTATATAGCTCGAAATTTCACTGTCGCCGATGCTTTCACTTCGCTGCCGGTTCCGTTCCGCAATTTCCCGAAGATATGGCTTTGCAAGAGGGATCGATATG CTTCTGATTTTTCTGAGGATGAGAACGAAAGGGAGTTGATTCCTTCGTTGAAGAGAATTCGAAATTATTGTACGAAG GTGCAGTACCATTTAACTGATGATATGAGCAGAATGAGTAGTGCTAGAGAAGAGGGCATTGAAAATGTAGAAAGCAAGGTAAATGTGGAAGACTATATGTTGGGAAATGTCAGCAAAGAATTGGTTGGTAGTAAACCTGAAGTAGAAACCAAAGCTGTTATCCTCAATGGTATAAACTTTCCCGAGTGTGCTGAGACGAGCAATATAGGAGTGGCGTTGGGTGGAAAATTTTATGTGGATTTTACCAAAAGAAGTTTTAGAACAGTAGACAATGAAGTGGATGTGGAGGACAATAAGAAAGAGGAGAAACTTGATTTAGTAAGAAGACAAGGAGTGAAAGATCTGTCTCCTCCATTTAACATTAGTCTTTCTGATAAACTACCTGAACGGGATTTGAAAAGCCTTGATGAGGGTAACTTCAATCATAAGATGCCATCTCCAGGTGAAGAACTCGAAATCGTACCAGCAGCATCTAGTGTTATGCCTCCAGTATTGCAAACCCCCAACAAGTCTTTAGGGGATACCAATGTTGTCAGTACTTACAAAAGAAAGAGGTATCGTGTAAAAGATAATTTGTCAGCTCGCACTGCGCAGAAATCAACTCAGAACCATAAGGATATATATGTTAATGAAAGAAGGGCAAACTCTACCTCTATTTCTCTTCAG GACCAGGCAAAGCCGAAAGTATTACCTGACTTTGAATCTTATAATGTAGAAGAGGAAGAAGGTTCAG GTGGTTATGGCACTGTGTACAGGGCTCGAAGGAAGAATGACGGGGCTTTAGTTGCCATTAAAT GTCCTCATGCCAATGCTCATAAGAACTACGTTAACAATGAGCAGAAAATGCTGGAGCGTTTTGG GGGAAAGAACTTTATAATTCGATATGAAGGATGCATTAAGAGTGAGAATTCTGATTGCTTTGTTCTGCAGTATGTTGAGCATGATAGGCCTGAG GTGTTGAAAAGAGAAATAGATGTTTTTCAGTTAAAGTGGTATGCTTTTTGCTTGTTCAAAGCTCTTGCAAATCTTCATAAGCAG GGAATAGTTCATAGAGATGTTAAACCAGGAAACTTTCTTTTCTCTCGTAAGACCAACAAAGGTTAtcttattgatttcaatcttGCCATG GAAATGCATCAAAAGTACAGGAGTATGG ACAAATCCAAGTCGGGATATGATGTAACGTTTCATCATAATATCGTTCCTGCCAAAGCCATTCATCTGACAAATAGCAGCAAGTTTTTAAATATCAAATCAAGAGAGGGAATCAATATAGAGGCAACCAAAGGCTCCATGTTAACTTTAGAGACTAAGAACATGAGGAAGACAACAATTCAAAGGAAGGCTCCTCATAATGACTTGAGTAGTTGGAATAAAATAAATAGTCAGGGTGTAGATGGTTCAGGCATTACCTCAACAAAGGATTTAAGTGCAAGGACTCCCTCAGCAGAAAGGCTCAGAGAGCCTTTGCCATGCCAAGGCAGGAAAGAGCTCATCAGTCTGGCACAGGAAGCAATACAGAGTCCAAAACCTGGAGTGTCACATGTTTCTGCTCACATGAGAAAGCGAGTTGCTGCTTCTCCAGGAAAATGGGATAGACAGGTTCTTCATCCTACTCCAATGCCTTTGAGCTCAACTAGCTTAGCTTTATCGGGGGTTGACTTT CATAAGACAAAAGGTCCTTGTGCTGGAACAAAAGGCTTCCGAGCTCCAGAG GTCTTATTCAGATCTCAACATCAAGGTCCAAAAATTGATATTTGGTCTGCTGGGGTCACTCTACTCTACCTAATGATAGGGAAATCACCCTTTATTAGTGATCCCGAACA GAATATAAATGATATTGCAAAGCTGAGAGGCAGTGAAGACCTTTGGGAAGTTGCCAAGTTACATAATCGTGAATCCTCATTTCCTGAG GAGCTCTATGGTAAGCAGTCTTTAACATCTATGAACCTACGGCAGTGGTGCCGAATTAATACGAAGAGACGAGACTTCCTTACAGAGATACCGAGCTCGCTTTACGATCTTGTGGACAAGTGCTTAACAGTGAACCCAAGATTAAGGATTACAGCAGAGGATGCTCTTAAGCATGAATTTTTGGCTTCAATACATGAAAATCTGGAAAAGCAAAGGACACTAACTCTGTAA